One Tolypothrix bouteillei VB521301 DNA window includes the following coding sequences:
- a CDS encoding ABC transporter ATP-binding protein yields MKNRKDNQQPPQGLPVSFYCSDAPFKTLLLLYRHDWRKLVLAMVYYIIKYSPDWIRPVVIANIIDIISRPQEHTLGQLWLNGAILAISLVQNIPMQYLYITTLSAVTRHMETRLRDALTRQLQQLSIGFYKQRTTGALQAKLLRDVEEIQLLANHIFQFVPSAILTILVAVSVTATRAPLFLLFFIATVPTSVVLAEVLKKPIQNCNHDFRQQKEVMSSHLIEMIKLVPVTRAHGVEETEILRTQQRLNSVKKAAMRLDGINAFTGACSWVTIRLFNTLCLITAAYMAYTGKMGVTAGDVILLTGYFDTLANSILQILAVLPQIGTGFESLRSVGEILECPDLEKNQGKSVVQQVRGDFAFDNVSFSYRDRKAIDNICFKVNAGETIAIVGPSGGGKSTLLNLVIGFLRPTKGKIFLDAQDMDSLDLRTYRQFVSVVPQETILFEGTVRENILYGSVGVSEQQLYQAIEDANACEFILKLPQELDTLIGENGTKLSGGQRQRLAIARALVRNPKVLILDEATASVDTASEALIQEALEHLMKNRTTFVVAHRLSTIRNADRIIVMDGGRIVEIGRHDELVQDKNGLYARLSALQTL; encoded by the coding sequence ATGAAAAATCGAAAAGATAACCAGCAACCTCCGCAAGGGTTGCCTGTCTCTTTCTACTGTAGTGATGCTCCTTTCAAAACGCTCCTTCTTCTATATCGCCATGACTGGCGCAAGCTTGTGTTGGCAATGGTGTACTACATCATAAAATACAGCCCGGACTGGATTCGACCAGTTGTTATCGCTAACATTATTGATATTATTTCTCGTCCCCAAGAACACACCCTCGGACAACTGTGGTTAAATGGGGCTATTTTAGCTATCTCTCTGGTACAGAATATTCCCATGCAATATCTGTACATTACGACCTTAAGTGCAGTCACCCGTCACATGGAAACCAGGTTGCGGGACGCGCTGACACGTCAGTTGCAACAACTATCCATTGGTTTTTACAAACAACGCACGACAGGGGCATTGCAAGCGAAACTGTTGAGGGATGTGGAAGAAATTCAACTTCTTGCCAATCATATTTTTCAATTTGTACCCTCAGCAATCTTAACTATTCTTGTTGCTGTTTCAGTGACTGCGACTCGCGCCCCTTTGTTTTTACTCTTTTTTATAGCTACAGTCCCAACATCTGTAGTTTTAGCAGAAGTGTTGAAAAAACCGATTCAGAATTGCAATCATGATTTCCGTCAGCAAAAGGAGGTCATGTCTTCTCATTTGATCGAGATGATTAAGCTTGTGCCGGTGACGCGGGCGCATGGAGTTGAAGAGACAGAAATCCTTCGGACACAACAGCGTTTGAACTCCGTGAAAAAAGCAGCGATGCGGTTAGATGGCATCAATGCCTTCACCGGTGCATGTAGTTGGGTGACTATCCGCCTATTCAATACCTTGTGTCTGATAACGGCTGCCTACATGGCTTACACCGGAAAGATGGGTGTGACGGCAGGTGATGTTATATTGTTAACCGGTTATTTTGACACGTTAGCCAATTCCATCCTACAAATACTTGCTGTTTTGCCACAAATAGGCACTGGTTTTGAGTCGTTGCGCTCTGTAGGTGAGATTTTAGAGTGTCCGGATTTAGAAAAAAATCAAGGTAAATCCGTGGTGCAACAAGTCAGGGGAGATTTTGCGTTTGATAATGTGAGTTTTTCCTACCGCGATCGCAAGGCAATTGATAATATTTGCTTTAAAGTCAATGCTGGAGAAACCATCGCCATTGTTGGACCCTCAGGAGGAGGAAAGTCCACTCTGCTCAATCTTGTCATTGGTTTTCTGCGACCCACAAAAGGCAAGATTTTCTTGGATGCTCAAGACATGGATTCCCTAGACTTAAGAACCTATCGGCAATTTGTCTCAGTGGTTCCTCAAGAAACTATTCTTTTTGAAGGTACTGTACGGGAGAATATTCTCTATGGTTCGGTTGGGGTGAGCGAACAGCAGTTGTACCAAGCCATTGAAGATGCCAATGCTTGTGAATTTATCCTCAAATTACCCCAAGAACTAGATACTCTCATTGGTGAAAATGGGACAAAACTATCAGGGGGACAGCGCCAACGCCTTGCGATCGCACGCGCTTTAGTTCGCAATCCGAAAGTCTTGATTTTAGATGAAGCAACAGCTTCTGTAGACACTGCGTCAGAAGCTTTAATTCAAGAAGCACTCGAACACCTGATGAAAAATCGTACCACTTTTGTTGTTGCCCATCGCCTGTCCACAATCCGCAATGCAGACCGAATAATTGTCATGGATGGAGGGAGGATTGTTGAAATTGGCAGACATGATGAGTTAGTACAAGACAAAAATGGCTTATATGCCCGTCTGAGCGCGTTGCAAACTTTGTAA
- a CDS encoding sensor domain-containing diguanylate cyclase, whose protein sequence is MLDVINNFLWTNQFIPHGHCYLWKPELLGLHILSDSLTAIAYFSIPAMLVYFVKKRHDVPFHSIFLLFGSFIVACGMTHVMDIWTLWYPTYWLSGLIKAIAAFISCATALSLLPLIPLALALPSPAQLEAANNQLLNEIGERQRIELKLRSLLDELEIRVAERTQELTKSLKDLSNIKFALDESAIVAITDRHGIITYVNDKFCSISKYSIEELVGKDHRIINSGYHSKEFFKQMWATISSGQVWRGEIKNEAKDGTNYWVDTTIVPLLNVDGKSYQYIAIRNDITARKRVESELQSANEQLSNWVKELETRNQETAQMSKLSDMLQACLSIEEAHEVIAKLVQPLFPDVSGGVFIINPSKRLVEAVATWGDARSSMNQFFTPNECWALRRGQVHWIDSSNCNVPCKHLHQKSCIVESLCVPMMAQGEAMGVLHLRSQIQGKLNTAKRNLAITVAEHIALALANMKLHETIQYQSVRDPLTGLFNRRYLEESVEREFARAERQQQALSIIMLDVDYFKRFNDTFGHNAGDMVLRELGTFLHKQIRNSDIACRYGGEEIMLLLPEASTDVAKSRAETIREGVKHILVGHHSQVFDALTVSLGVATFPEHGKTPETLIAAADAALYRAKKEGRDRVVLAS, encoded by the coding sequence ATGCTTGATGTTATAAATAATTTTTTATGGACAAATCAGTTTATTCCTCACGGACATTGTTATCTTTGGAAGCCGGAATTGCTGGGATTGCATATTTTGAGCGATTCACTCACGGCTATTGCTTATTTTTCGATTCCAGCCATGCTTGTTTATTTTGTCAAAAAACGGCATGATGTTCCCTTTCATTCCATATTTTTGCTGTTTGGCTCGTTTATTGTTGCGTGCGGTATGACTCATGTCATGGATATTTGGACGCTGTGGTACCCGACGTACTGGTTATCCGGTCTGATCAAAGCGATCGCGGCTTTCATCTCCTGTGCAACAGCTTTGTCTTTATTGCCATTAATCCCATTAGCGCTAGCCCTTCCAAGTCCCGCACAATTAGAAGCAGCTAACAACCAACTGTTGAATGAGATAGGAGAACGCCAGCGAATTGAACTAAAACTGCGATCGCTTCTTGACGAACTGGAAATCAGGGTGGCTGAACGGACTCAAGAGTTAACGAAATCTTTAAAAGATTTATCAAATATTAAATTTGCTCTAGATGAATCTGCGATTGTGGCTATTACGGATCGGCATGGAATTATAACTTACGTCAATGATAAATTCTGCTCTATCTCAAAATACTCTATTGAAGAACTTGTGGGAAAAGACCACCGCATTATCAATTCTGGTTACCATTCTAAAGAATTTTTTAAGCAAATGTGGGCAACTATTTCTAGCGGGCAAGTTTGGAGAGGTGAAATTAAGAATGAAGCGAAAGACGGAACTAATTATTGGGTAGATACAACTATTGTGCCGCTTTTAAATGTGGATGGCAAATCATATCAATACATAGCTATTCGCAATGATATAACTGCTCGCAAGCGTGTGGAGTCAGAACTACAATCTGCGAACGAACAACTCAGTAACTGGGTCAAGGAATTAGAAACTCGCAATCAAGAAACTGCTCAAATGAGTAAATTAAGCGATATGTTACAAGCTTGTTTGAGCATTGAAGAAGCACATGAAGTGATTGCAAAACTAGTTCAACCCTTATTTCCAGATGTATCGGGAGGCGTGTTTATTATCAATCCCTCAAAACGGTTAGTTGAGGCGGTTGCGACTTGGGGCGATGCAAGATCTAGCATGAATCAGTTTTTTACACCAAATGAATGTTGGGCGTTGCGAAGGGGACAAGTTCATTGGATTGATAGTAGCAATTGCAACGTTCCGTGCAAGCACTTACACCAAAAATCGTGTATTGTAGAGTCCCTTTGCGTACCAATGATGGCGCAGGGAGAAGCAATGGGGGTACTGCATTTAAGATCCCAAATTCAGGGAAAACTGAACACTGCCAAACGAAATTTGGCAATCACCGTTGCGGAGCACATTGCTTTAGCACTAGCTAACATGAAGTTGCACGAAACCATCCAATATCAGAGCGTTCGCGACCCTCTCACTGGATTGTTCAACCGCCGTTACTTGGAAGAATCTGTAGAACGAGAATTTGCAAGAGCAGAACGCCAACAGCAAGCTTTATCTATTATCATGCTTGATGTTGACTACTTCAAACGATTTAATGACACATTTGGTCATAATGCAGGAGATATGGTACTGCGAGAATTAGGTACGTTCTTGCACAAACAAATTCGGAACAGTGATATAGCTTGTCGTTATGGAGGAGAAGAAATAATGCTCTTACTCCCAGAAGCATCTACTGATGTTGCTAAATCCCGTGCAGAAACTATACGCGAAGGTGTAAAGCATATATTGGTGGGACATCACTCTCAAGTGTTTGATGCTCTTACTGTATCCTTGGGAGTCGCAACGTTTCCAGAACATGGAAAAACACCAGAAACGCTTATAGCAGCAGCGGATGCAGCACTGTATCGCGCTAAGAAAGAAGGTCGCGATCGCGTAGTCTTAGCATCTTGA
- a CDS encoding pentapeptide repeat-containing protein gives MANDGHWALLKQGVKTVWNKWRRENPEIKPDLSNVAVSNINLCGANFQGVNLSGANLSGADLSQTDLREADLSGANLDGANLSGANLKAAKINRETAIAQKWYLVWEILNKGTGNRDLSEVNLSGAYLKGANLCGAHLSGANLSGADLRESKIRRANFDGANLSRVNLSGADLYRTSFCKASFDGAELVETNLSGANLSQANLKGAKLIRVQALNTNFSEALFTEACLENWNINTSTNLDNIIADYIYLQETNKERCPLYGNFLPGDLTVIIRKNLETIDLVFYQGIDWKAFSDTFKNVEIENQDAQLDILNIEKKENGTLTVQVKVSSNGDKIKIYNDLMQGYEIALKALETSFHNLVENQEKEINRLFHLI, from the coding sequence ACATTGGGCTTTGCTAAAGCAAGGAGTAAAAACGGTTTGGAATAAGTGGCGTAGGGAAAATCCTGAAATTAAACCAGACCTATCTAATGTCGCTGTGTCTAACATCAATCTCTGTGGGGCTAATTTTCAAGGAGTCAATCTGAGTGGAGCTAACCTCAGTGGTGCTGACTTGTCTCAAACAGATCTTAGAGAAGCGGATCTGAGTGGAGCTAACCTTGATGGAGCAAATCTTAGTGGAGCCAATTTGAAAGCAGCTAAGATTAACCGGGAAACCGCGATCGCTCAGAAGTGGTATTTAGTTTGGGAAATTCTCAACAAGGGAACAGGTAACCGCGATCTTAGCGAAGTGAATCTAAGTGGTGCTTACCTTAAAGGTGCTAATCTTTGTGGCGCTCATTTAAGTGGTGCTAACTTAAGTGGTGCTGACCTGAGGGAGTCTAAAATCAGGAGAGCAAATTTTGATGGGGCTAATCTCTCTAGGGTTAACTTAAGCGGCGCTGATTTGTACAGAACAAGTTTTTGTAAAGCTAGCTTTGACGGTGCTGAATTGGTTGAAACTAACCTCAGCGGGGCTAATCTCAGTCAAGCTAACCTCAAGGGAGCAAAATTAATTAGAGTTCAAGCACTAAACACAAACTTTTCTGAGGCGCTATTTACAGAAGCTTGTTTGGAAAACTGGAATATTAACACATCTACGAACCTTGATAATATAATCGCAGATTATATTTATCTACAAGAAACCAATAAAGAGCGTTGTCCTCTTTATGGAAATTTTTTGCCGGGAGATTTGACCGTAATTATCCGCAAAAACTTAGAAACAATCGATTTAGTTTTTTATCAAGGGATTGATTGGAAAGCTTTTTCTGATACATTTAAGAATGTAGAAATTGAAAATCAAGATGCACAATTAGATATTTTAAATATTGAAAAGAAAGAAAATGGTACTCTGACAGTACAGGTAAAAGTTTCTTCTAATGGAGATAAAATCAAAATTTATAACGATCTAATGCAAGGTTATGAAATTGCGTTAAAAGCCTTGGAAACATCGTTTCACAATCTAGTTGAAAATCAAGAAAAAGAAATTAATCGATTGTTTCATTTAATTTAG